The following are encoded together in the Aciduricibacillus chroicocephali genome:
- a CDS encoding cytochrome ubiquinol oxidase subunit I encodes MDPLIIARLQFASTTIFHYFFVPVSIGLAFVIAIMQTLYVFKGQEIYKRMTKFWAVLFLINFAVGIVTGIFQEFQFGMNWSAYSRFVGDVFGPSLAIEGLLAFFMESTFIGIWVFGWNRLPKKIHLASIWLVSLGTIFSAFWILSANSFMQNPVGYEIADGRAQMNNFLAILTNPHLWAQFPHVLLTSLTTGAFLIAGISAWKIARKHDLEMFKKSFRISIVVGFLTAFAVLFTGHWQAQHLVQEQPMKMAAAEALWETSGDPAPFTVFAKINEKAKENDFEIQIPYLLSFLSYNQFNGSLEGINQLQDQYEAKYGPGNYIPPVKTLFWVFRIMTGAGGVMLLLGLYGMYASRKNTVTLEKHHKFMKLMPFAIALPFIANTAGWLLTELGRQPWVVFGLMKTEDAVSPSVSASEMLFSLISFTTIYAILGALTIYLFVRHIKPEQRKDPESPVSEEDPFNNKGGAEIVS; translated from the coding sequence ATGGATCCACTGATTATTGCCCGTCTTCAATTTGCATCGACTACTATTTTTCATTATTTCTTCGTACCAGTTTCTATTGGACTCGCCTTTGTCATTGCGATCATGCAGACATTGTATGTTTTTAAAGGACAGGAAATTTACAAGAGGATGACGAAGTTCTGGGCAGTGCTGTTCCTGATCAACTTCGCAGTCGGTATCGTCACAGGTATTTTCCAAGAGTTCCAATTCGGAATGAACTGGTCCGCCTACTCTCGCTTTGTAGGCGACGTTTTCGGACCATCTCTTGCTATTGAAGGTCTGCTCGCTTTCTTTATGGAATCTACTTTTATCGGAATCTGGGTTTTCGGCTGGAATCGTTTGCCTAAGAAGATTCACCTTGCCTCCATTTGGCTTGTATCACTTGGTACGATTTTCTCTGCATTCTGGATTCTCTCAGCCAATTCATTCATGCAGAACCCGGTCGGATATGAAATAGCAGATGGTCGCGCACAGATGAATAATTTCCTTGCCATTCTAACCAATCCACATCTGTGGGCACAGTTCCCACACGTTTTGCTGACATCACTTACAACGGGCGCCTTCTTGATTGCTGGCATTAGTGCTTGGAAAATCGCGCGTAAACACGATTTGGAAATGTTCAAGAAATCGTTCCGCATTTCAATAGTTGTCGGCTTCCTTACAGCTTTTGCCGTCCTGTTCACAGGCCACTGGCAAGCTCAGCACCTTGTACAGGAACAGCCAATGAAAATGGCTGCTGCCGAGGCGCTATGGGAAACAAGCGGAGATCCTGCACCTTTCACTGTTTTTGCAAAAATCAATGAGAAAGCAAAGGAAAATGATTTTGAAATTCAGATTCCTTACTTGCTTAGTTTCCTTTCCTATAACCAGTTCAATGGTTCACTAGAAGGAATCAACCAGCTGCAGGATCAGTATGAGGCAAAATATGGTCCTGGCAACTATATTCCGCCGGTAAAAACTCTGTTCTGGGTGTTCCGTATTATGACTGGTGCCGGTGGTGTCATGCTTTTGCTTGGCCTGTATGGCATGTATGCATCACGCAAGAACACGGTGACACTTGAAAAACACCATAAATTTATGAAATTGATGCCTTTTGCGATAGCACTGCCTTTCATCGCAAATACAGCCGGTTGGCTTTTGACCGAGCTTGGACGGCAGCCTTGGGTCGTATTCGGCCTGATGAAAACAGAAGATGCTGTATCTCCTTCTGTTTCCGCAAGTGAAATGCTGTTTTCGCTCATTTCATTTACAACAATCTATGCCATACTCGGTGCTCTGACAATTTACTTGTTCGTTCGTCACATTAAGCCGGAGCAACGCAAAGATCCGGAATCCCCTGTTTCCGAAGAGGATCCGTTCAATAACAAGGGAGGTGCTGAAATTGTCTCTTAG
- a CDS encoding YibE/F family protein produces MSTNLVLAAILLILMIWVGGKKGARSFFALFLNFIMLLITVLLMTDPHINPIILTFIACTGISAINLFYINGVNQKTATAFMATMITIAVMLIFILIVTKKSMIQGFSEEELEEISIYSLHLGVDFVKIATSVIIMSTIGSITDVAISITSPMQEIFNHQPKIERRKLFLSGLTIGKDILGTNTNTLFFAFIGSYMGLLLWFRDLKYSVGAIANSKVFSDEMLTIFCAGIGIAAIIPIASWINASHLIKKRDKNTEQTTSGQI; encoded by the coding sequence ATGAGTACGAATCTTGTTCTGGCAGCCATATTGCTCATTCTGATGATCTGGGTCGGCGGAAAAAAAGGAGCACGGTCATTTTTTGCATTGTTCCTGAATTTCATTATGCTTCTCATAACCGTTTTACTAATGACCGATCCTCACATAAATCCGATCATTCTTACATTCATCGCCTGCACGGGAATCAGTGCAATCAATCTCTTTTACATTAATGGGGTCAACCAAAAGACTGCAACAGCCTTTATGGCAACGATGATCACAATCGCAGTTATGCTTATTTTCATTCTCATTGTTACTAAGAAGTCCATGATTCAAGGCTTCAGCGAAGAAGAATTAGAAGAAATCAGCATATACTCTCTCCATCTCGGAGTTGATTTTGTAAAAATCGCCACCTCCGTCATCATTATGAGTACGATTGGTTCAATAACAGACGTTGCGATTTCGATCACCTCGCCTATGCAGGAAATTTTCAATCACCAACCGAAAATTGAGAGGCGCAAACTTTTCCTTTCGGGTTTGACGATCGGCAAAGATATTCTCGGGACAAATACGAATACACTTTTCTTCGCCTTTATCGGCAGCTACATGGGACTTCTTCTATGGTTCCGCGACTTGAAGTATTCTGTCGGTGCAATTGCCAATTCCAAAGTGTTCAGTGATGAAATGCTGACAATATTTTGCGCTGGAATCGGCATTGCAGCAATCATCCCCATCGCCTCCTGGATCAACGCTTCACACCTTATAAAAAAACGCGATAAAAATACGGAACAAACTACAAGCGGGCAGATATGA
- a CDS encoding YibE/F family protein, producing the protein MLQLLNRISKRNILIYVILVVLCLGSMLFVFNNARFYGKPIAKVTSSKLLQMKSEQDSYGNKDKLFTQRLTAVMQNGKDKGRTIILENTYSLAQASDQKYNPGNELFVIIDKKSLGKKILTGDITNVKRDYYIVIVGWIFILVLLLVGKRQGLLSAASLFINGALLAYAIDLNVRTNTNLLLICGVIAVLFTVISLLFSNGWNEKTFAAIIATLIGTVMSLTITFLIMRLTGEKGMYYEEMQFLTRPYRLVFFAGLLIGSLGAVMDVAITMSASIFELFELNNEISIEALKRSALEIGRDIMGTMTSILFFAYISGAIPSLILYLKNANPLGFTLSMNLSLELTRALAGGIGIVLAIPVGLYTSIFFIKRKKARI; encoded by the coding sequence ATGTTACAACTTTTAAATCGGATATCTAAACGAAACATACTCATATATGTAATACTTGTCGTACTTTGTCTCGGATCTATGTTGTTCGTCTTTAATAATGCACGCTTTTATGGCAAGCCCATTGCTAAAGTTACGTCTTCAAAACTACTCCAGATGAAATCGGAGCAAGACAGCTACGGCAATAAAGACAAGCTATTCACCCAGCGTTTGACGGCTGTCATGCAAAATGGCAAGGACAAAGGCAGAACAATCATACTGGAGAATACATATTCTTTGGCTCAAGCAAGTGATCAGAAATACAACCCAGGCAATGAGCTCTTCGTAATAATTGATAAAAAATCTTTAGGAAAGAAAATTTTGACTGGGGATATTACAAATGTGAAGCGTGATTATTACATCGTAATCGTAGGCTGGATATTCATTTTGGTTTTGCTTCTAGTTGGTAAACGGCAAGGATTGCTCTCCGCAGCGAGCCTTTTCATTAATGGGGCACTCCTTGCCTACGCCATTGACTTAAACGTGCGGACGAATACGAATCTGCTTCTCATTTGTGGAGTCATCGCCGTCCTGTTCACCGTCATTTCATTACTATTTTCAAATGGGTGGAACGAGAAGACATTTGCCGCCATTATTGCAACACTTATTGGCACAGTTATGTCACTAACGATTACCTTCCTCATTATGCGACTCACCGGGGAGAAAGGCATGTATTATGAAGAGATGCAATTTCTGACGCGGCCATACCGGCTCGTATTTTTTGCTGGATTGCTAATCGGTTCACTCGGGGCAGTTATGGATGTTGCCATTACAATGTCAGCATCGATTTTTGAACTGTTTGAATTAAACAATGAGATTTCCATTGAAGCTTTGAAGCGTTCCGCTCTGGAGATCGGCAGAGATATTATGGGAACGATGACGAGCATACTTTTCTTCGCTTATATAAGTGGCGCCATTCCGTCACTCATTCTTTATTTAAAAAATGCCAATCCGCTCGGTTTCACGCTTTCCATGAATCTTTCCTTGGAGCTGACTCGAGCGCTTGCTGGTGGAATCGGCATTGTCCTCGCAATTCCGGTCGGCCTGTATACGAGTATTTTCTTCATTAAGAGAAAGAAGGCGAGAATATGA
- a CDS encoding PH domain-containing protein, producing MESIQAPGNRISKSYIRVQRIAGALWLAGEVFVLAIIYLLARNFHWYAWIDWFLYGLGAVSVLYAVWSIGLAPMLMQRYWRYDVGEEFIQLQHGRLIRSNQLIPLTKVQYVELGQGPLLRSQNLFRIEIGTMGSQHVIPGLSEQEAYRVRERIAELARIKEVEE from the coding sequence ATGGAGAGCATCCAAGCGCCGGGAAATCGAATATCAAAAAGTTATATACGTGTGCAGAGAATTGCAGGGGCGTTGTGGCTAGCTGGTGAGGTCTTTGTTCTTGCCATCATATATCTTTTAGCACGGAATTTTCACTGGTATGCATGGATTGATTGGTTTTTATATGGGCTTGGGGCAGTCTCTGTTCTCTATGCAGTCTGGTCGATTGGGCTTGCTCCTATGCTCATGCAACGATACTGGCGCTATGATGTAGGAGAAGAGTTCATTCAGCTGCAGCATGGCCGACTAATCCGTTCGAATCAGCTTATACCGCTAACAAAGGTACAATATGTTGAGCTAGGGCAAGGTCCGCTTCTTCGATCACAAAATTTGTTCAGGATTGAAATCGGAACAATGGGTTCGCAACATGTAATTCCTGGTCTGTCAGAGCAAGAGGCATACAGGGTAAGAGAAAGAATTGCAGAGCTTGCCCGTATTAAGGAAGTGGAAGAATGA
- a CDS encoding PH domain-containing protein produces MNVRKRMHPMMIVVSLLKAIKSFFFLIIYFFVFGWGDSSLWVQMIQVVFIVGFILLMIHLFLKWLRTLYEVQENGIAVQEGVFQKKERYIAFERVQNVQKNKPFYLNIFGLVALRFETGAEGDGADLVFSALKNEEAERIEQVLDTARMSGFIRQKNHLADEYEGDEYAEERSIHFASTSKDILKASFLSFSYFAIIPVIFAFVSNAKDLINIEKYEKGFFEFLLGSWQATILISIGLLVIMGIVGVLITFVKYGNSIISSDNQRIYLRSGMFSERHFSIRKNQVQAVKVHQSLLKRMLGLASVELVTAGGIDEEMEGGNTLYPFLPARKATEIIAELLPDFEIRDESVMKHLPRKSLVARLLRIPWLFIACFIVMMIFYRMYWYLSFVLLIFSAIERYLDFKYSRFLINNDFIQLQTGGIYTHLTVISRTRMIEMDVRRSIVKERFGLSTLKATTRGKPVNVEELSDIPDDWAREAYNWYSERRPVFIVK; encoded by the coding sequence ATGAATGTGAGAAAACGTATGCATCCGATGATGATTGTTGTATCGCTGCTTAAAGCAATTAAATCATTTTTCTTTCTCATCATTTATTTCTTTGTTTTTGGTTGGGGGGATTCGTCGCTCTGGGTACAAATGATACAAGTTGTGTTTATAGTAGGATTTATATTACTGATGATCCACCTTTTTCTGAAATGGCTAAGGACCTTATATGAAGTTCAAGAGAATGGAATTGCGGTTCAGGAAGGCGTATTTCAGAAAAAAGAACGCTATATCGCATTCGAGAGAGTGCAGAATGTCCAGAAGAATAAGCCGTTTTATTTGAACATATTCGGGCTTGTCGCACTAAGATTCGAAACTGGAGCGGAAGGGGACGGGGCAGATCTCGTCTTCTCAGCATTAAAAAACGAGGAAGCCGAGCGCATTGAACAGGTGCTAGATACCGCTAGAATGTCTGGTTTCATTCGTCAAAAGAATCATTTGGCTGATGAATATGAAGGGGATGAGTATGCGGAGGAACGGAGTATTCATTTTGCTTCCACAAGTAAAGATATATTGAAGGCCTCTTTTCTTTCGTTCAGTTACTTTGCTATCATTCCAGTCATCTTTGCATTTGTTTCGAATGCTAAGGACCTGATAAATATAGAAAAATATGAGAAAGGGTTTTTTGAATTCCTTCTCGGCTCTTGGCAGGCGACTATCCTCATAAGTATTGGTTTATTAGTAATCATGGGGATTGTAGGGGTATTAATAACATTCGTAAAGTATGGTAATTCAATTATTTCTTCAGATAACCAGAGGATATATTTGAGGAGCGGGATGTTTAGTGAACGTCATTTTTCTATTAGAAAAAACCAGGTGCAAGCTGTAAAAGTTCATCAATCTTTGTTAAAGCGTATGCTTGGTTTAGCAAGTGTCGAACTTGTCACCGCTGGGGGAATCGATGAAGAAATGGAAGGCGGCAATACATTGTATCCTTTCCTCCCTGCAAGGAAAGCGACGGAAATCATTGCAGAACTGCTTCCCGATTTTGAAATTAGAGATGAATCTGTAATGAAGCACCTGCCGAGGAAATCACTTGTTGCAAGACTGCTGCGTATTCCGTGGCTGTTTATTGCTTGTTTTATCGTGATGATGATTTTCTACCGTATGTATTGGTACCTTTCTTTCGTTCTCCTTATTTTTTCTGCTATCGAGCGTTATCTCGATTTCAAGTATAGCCGTTTTCTGATCAATAATGATTTCATTCAGCTACAGACGGGTGGGATTTATACTCATCTGACCGTTATCAGCCGAACACGTATGATTGAAATGGATGTAAGACGGTCAATTGTGAAAGAACGTTTTGGCCTGTCAACATTAAAAGCGACGACCCGCGGCAAACCTGTTAACGTTGAAGAACTTTCCGATATACCAGATGATTGGGCGAGAGAGGCTTATAACTGGTATTCCGAACGGCGGCCAGTCTTTATTGTGAAATAG
- the sstT gene encoding serine/threonine transporter SstT: MKNLFKRWNRLSLVQQIVIGLIIGIILALAVPAAKPVALLGTLFVGALKAIAPLLVLFLVMSAIAQHRSGQKTNMKAIILLYLLGTFLAGFIAVIASFLFPVTLSLPASPEDLTAPGGVAEVLKTLLLNIVDNPVHAIAEANYIGILSWALLLGLALKKAPDSTKTMLVNFSDAVSDIVRWVIRFAPLGILGLVFASITESGLSSLLNYGKLLVVLIGCMLFVALVVNPIIVFIATRMNPYPLVFQCIRESGITAFFTRSSAANIPVNMRLCDKLGLDKDTYSVSIPLGATINMGGAAVTISVLTLAAVHTLNIPVDLPTAVILSVLAAVCACGASGVAGGSLLLIPLACSLFGISNDVAMTVVGVGFIVGVLQDSFETALNSSTDVLFTATADYRKRRLEQTTNK; the protein is encoded by the coding sequence GTGAAAAACTTATTCAAAAGATGGAACAGACTAAGCCTGGTCCAACAAATTGTTATCGGCCTTATCATTGGTATCATTCTTGCCTTAGCAGTACCTGCGGCAAAACCGGTTGCTCTTCTTGGAACCTTGTTCGTTGGGGCTTTAAAGGCGATTGCTCCTTTGCTCGTCCTATTCCTTGTCATGTCGGCAATTGCACAGCATAGAAGCGGCCAGAAGACAAACATGAAAGCCATTATTCTACTTTATTTACTCGGGACATTTCTCGCTGGGTTCATCGCGGTCATCGCAAGTTTCCTGTTTCCAGTCACCCTGTCTCTCCCAGCAAGCCCAGAGGATCTGACAGCTCCGGGAGGAGTAGCGGAAGTCTTGAAAACATTGCTTCTCAACATCGTTGATAATCCTGTTCATGCCATTGCAGAAGCGAATTATATTGGCATCCTTTCCTGGGCACTTCTTCTTGGTCTTGCCTTGAAAAAAGCACCGGATTCCACCAAGACGATGCTAGTCAATTTCTCAGATGCCGTATCTGATATTGTACGCTGGGTTATTCGTTTTGCACCACTTGGTATTCTTGGACTTGTATTTGCATCGATTACAGAAAGCGGTCTAAGTTCTTTGCTCAACTATGGAAAGCTGCTAGTCGTATTAATTGGCTGCATGCTCTTCGTTGCACTTGTCGTCAATCCGATTATTGTGTTCATTGCGACTCGCATGAATCCATACCCGCTCGTTTTCCAATGCATCCGTGAAAGTGGTATTACAGCATTCTTCACACGCAGTTCAGCTGCGAACATTCCGGTTAACATGCGTCTATGTGACAAACTCGGGTTGGATAAAGATACGTATTCCGTCTCCATTCCTCTCGGTGCAACAATCAACATGGGCGGAGCTGCAGTTACGATTTCTGTTCTGACGCTAGCAGCGGTCCATACTTTGAATATTCCAGTCGACCTTCCGACAGCAGTGATCTTGAGTGTCCTGGCAGCCGTCTGTGCATGCGGTGCTTCCGGAGTTGCCGGTGGTTCCCTTCTGCTTATTCCGCTCGCGTGCAGCTTGTTTGGAATATCCAATGACGTTGCCATGACGGTTGTAGGAGTCGGCTTCATCGTTGGCGTGCTTCAGGATTCTTTCGAAACAGCACTGAATTCATCGACAGACGTTCTATTTACTGCTACCGCTGATTACCGTAAGCGTAGATTAGAACAGACTACTAATAAATAG
- a CDS encoding Hsp20/alpha crystallin family protein, which yields MVRVPYDPFKQLSNVRQEMDRFLSGIPNPFEGNRDFGNVRMDVVENDTEVIVACDIPGLEKKDDVSIQVDKHALHISGTVIDRLEMSEGHIHRQERYTGTFQRTVSLPAAVSSEGVTASYKNGVLEVRMPKLESETRRRIDVNFE from the coding sequence ATGGTAAGAGTACCATATGATCCGTTCAAGCAGCTCTCGAATGTTCGTCAGGAGATGGACCGTTTCCTTTCAGGAATTCCGAATCCATTCGAGGGGAACCGAGATTTTGGAAATGTGCGAATGGATGTAGTGGAAAATGATACAGAAGTGATCGTTGCATGCGATATTCCAGGACTGGAGAAAAAAGACGATGTGAGCATTCAGGTTGATAAGCATGCTCTCCACATAAGTGGTACGGTTATAGACCGCTTGGAAATGAGTGAAGGTCATATACATCGTCAGGAACGCTATACCGGTACATTCCAGCGCACGGTTTCTTTACCTGCAGCTGTTTCCTCGGAAGGTGTGACCGCGAGTTACAAAAATGGTGTCCTCGAAGTAAGGATGCCAAAGCTAGAAAGCGAAACAAGACGACGAATTGATGTAAATTTTGAATAG
- a CDS encoding bile acid:sodium symporter family protein, producing MKIATIIIARLMPLWIVVFAMWGISEPDLFKGWNMATGPALGLVLFIMGLTLDRSRLGILLKKPKIPLLGSLGKWIIGAVVSIIIGLLFFGVSELFYGIIMAGIVPSGTSANLNALIGRGDLALSITMSAFDTLIGPLLTPLLAKVIIGTSVHFAYLPFLWKMTRIVFIPLIFGILLQNYYPKLNDFIKPYASIISALSLYVVVLGITAKSSSSLLAHTYVLPALFLCVVIQVVLQMLLGFGYAKWIGCTDAECRSMLFEVGICNSALATVLASDAFGSLAALASMANMVANLTLGSLAGVILSTIPLRERNKVNSH from the coding sequence TTGAAGATCGCTACAATCATCATCGCCAGACTCATGCCTCTCTGGATTGTCGTCTTTGCAATGTGGGGCATTTCAGAACCTGATCTGTTTAAAGGATGGAATATGGCAACAGGACCTGCACTCGGGCTCGTTCTATTCATTATGGGATTGACACTTGACCGCAGCCGTCTCGGCATTTTACTAAAGAAACCGAAAATTCCTCTGCTTGGCTCGCTAGGTAAATGGATTATAGGAGCAGTTGTATCTATTATCATTGGTCTGTTGTTCTTTGGTGTATCTGAACTTTTTTACGGAATTATCATGGCAGGTATCGTTCCAAGTGGCACCTCAGCTAACTTGAATGCTCTAATTGGTCGTGGGGATCTTGCACTCAGCATCACAATGTCAGCATTTGATACTTTGATTGGCCCTCTGCTGACACCCCTTCTAGCAAAAGTAATCATCGGGACAAGCGTCCATTTCGCTTACCTGCCCTTCCTTTGGAAAATGACAAGAATCGTCTTTATACCATTGATATTCGGTATACTATTGCAAAATTACTATCCAAAACTGAATGACTTTATAAAACCTTATGCTTCCATCATATCTGCCCTTTCTCTCTATGTCGTCGTTCTCGGTATCACAGCAAAGTCGAGCTCTTCGTTGCTCGCACATACATATGTCTTGCCAGCACTCTTCCTCTGTGTCGTAATTCAGGTTGTCTTGCAGATGCTTCTTGGCTTTGGATACGCGAAATGGATAGGTTGTACTGATGCAGAATGCCGATCCATGCTTTTTGAAGTGGGCATTTGCAATTCTGCACTCGCAACTGTACTGGCTAGCGACGCATTCGGCTCGTTGGCAGCACTTGCTTCAATGGCTAATATGGTCGCCAATCTTACGCTAGGCAGTCTTGCAGGGGTAATTTTAAGTACAATCCCATTAAGAGAACGGAACAAAGTGAACTCCCACTAA
- a CDS encoding universal stress protein has product MYKNILVAIDESEMSNAVLDTTLEIAEPGISDVTLLFVGREFVPSMMGVMYVPETYLKDIDMETQGRVMKMLKTYNERLKQEGIIAKEVYLQGDPAKQILQYAKDTGQEMIIIGSRGLSGVKEMLLGSVSHKVAQLANCPVFIVH; this is encoded by the coding sequence ATGTACAAAAATATTCTCGTTGCCATTGATGAATCGGAAATGAGCAATGCCGTACTAGATACAACTTTGGAAATCGCCGAACCAGGTATTTCCGACGTCACACTTCTCTTTGTCGGGAGAGAATTCGTCCCTTCAATGATGGGTGTCATGTATGTACCGGAAACGTACTTAAAAGACATTGATATGGAAACCCAAGGGCGTGTCATGAAGATGCTCAAAACATATAATGAGCGTCTAAAGCAAGAAGGCATTATTGCTAAAGAGGTATATTTACAAGGCGACCCTGCAAAACAGATTCTGCAATATGCCAAAGATACCGGCCAGGAAATGATCATTATCGGCAGCCGTGGCTTAAGCGGGGTAAAAGAAATGCTCCTAGGCAGTGTCAGTCACAAAGTTGCTCAATTGGCCAATTGTCCTGTATTCATCGTCCATTAA
- a CDS encoding GTP-binding protein has protein sequence MHKTIGILAHVDAGKTTFSEQLLYHTKEIRERGRVDHKDAFLDSHLIERQRGITIFADQASFEYKGSTYTMIDTPGHVDFSPEMERMIQVMDYAVLIISATDGVQGHTETVWRLLRKHGVPTFIFVNKMDRETADFEAMLAELQSQLSQDICDINSGLQDGMMTEELAEWIAERDELLMEKYFDNGYEKGLWHSTMRKLVQGGTVFPCAAGSALKDEGVLDFLDNLDLLTETIYDPAADFSAHIYKVRYDEKGNRFAYMKAKSGTLRVRDEVMINGSAEKITGIYKIKGSQLKPTQEVVAGELFAVAGLPDVQAGVGIGMKWEKHQLELIPTLKAKVIHESGVHVKEVLRIFNMLDREEPSLQIQWDEHFQAIHVHVMGVIQLEVLKEVVQERFGIAVNFEKPQILYKETIGSEVIGYGHFEPLRHYAEVHLKLEPSHRGSGVTFENKSHPNDLPIGFQNLVQQHVLERDHHGLLTGSALTDVKITLLTGRGHQEHTSGGDFREATFRAIRQGLEKADNILLEPYYNFRIKVVQDEIGRILSDIQQASGTFEAPQTIGTHVVVTGRVPVETFMDYPADFASYTHGKGILSLVFGGYDRCHNEEEVIEEIGYDKNADPEYTSSSIFCTKGAGYSVPWDEVEKKMHCL, from the coding sequence GTGCATAAGACAATTGGAATTTTGGCTCATGTTGACGCAGGAAAGACAACGTTCTCTGAGCAGCTGCTTTACCATACAAAGGAAATACGGGAACGCGGCAGAGTAGATCATAAGGATGCATTTCTCGATAGCCATCTGATTGAAAGACAGCGAGGTATTACCATTTTTGCTGATCAGGCTTCGTTTGAATATAAAGGTTCAACTTACACAATGATTGATACACCAGGGCATGTCGATTTCTCTCCTGAAATGGAGCGGATGATACAAGTTATGGATTATGCTGTACTGATTATCAGTGCGACAGATGGAGTGCAGGGACATACAGAGACAGTTTGGCGGCTGCTTCGCAAACATGGAGTGCCAACCTTTATTTTTGTTAATAAGATGGACCGAGAAACGGCAGACTTCGAGGCAATGCTTGCGGAACTTCAGAGCCAATTATCGCAGGATATATGTGATATTAATTCAGGTCTCCAAGACGGAATGATGACAGAAGAACTGGCAGAGTGGATTGCTGAGCGGGATGAACTGCTAATGGAGAAGTATTTTGATAATGGATATGAAAAAGGATTATGGCACTCGACTATGCGCAAACTCGTTCAGGGAGGTACTGTCTTTCCATGTGCGGCAGGTTCTGCGTTGAAAGATGAAGGTGTACTTGATTTTCTTGATAATCTTGATTTGCTTACAGAAACAATATATGACCCGGCTGCTGATTTTTCTGCACATATCTATAAGGTTCGCTACGATGAGAAAGGAAATCGCTTCGCTTATATGAAGGCAAAATCTGGCACATTGCGTGTTAGAGATGAGGTTATGATTAATGGCAGCGCGGAGAAGATAACAGGAATATACAAGATCAAGGGCAGCCAGCTTAAGCCTACGCAAGAGGTTGTAGCAGGAGAGCTCTTCGCTGTTGCTGGCTTGCCTGATGTCCAAGCCGGTGTTGGTATAGGCATGAAATGGGAAAAGCACCAATTAGAGCTCATTCCGACTTTGAAGGCGAAGGTTATTCATGAATCGGGCGTTCATGTGAAAGAAGTATTGCGCATTTTTAACATGCTTGACCGTGAAGAGCCGTCTCTTCAAATCCAATGGGACGAGCATTTCCAAGCCATTCATGTTCATGTCATGGGTGTTATTCAATTGGAAGTGCTGAAGGAAGTTGTACAAGAAAGATTCGGGATTGCCGTAAACTTCGAGAAACCTCAAATTCTTTATAAAGAAACAATTGGCTCAGAGGTCATTGGCTATGGTCATTTTGAACCGCTGCGTCATTATGCTGAGGTTCATTTGAAACTGGAGCCTTCACATAGAGGGAGCGGCGTTACTTTTGAGAATAAAAGTCACCCGAATGACCTCCCGATCGGCTTTCAGAATCTTGTACAGCAGCATGTCCTTGAGCGTGATCACCATGGTTTGCTAACGGGTTCTGCATTGACCGATGTGAAAATAACATTGCTTACAGGTCGAGGGCATCAGGAACATACTTCCGGAGGAGACTTCCGTGAAGCAACATTTCGGGCAATCAGACAAGGGTTGGAGAAAGCAGATAACATTCTGCTGGAACCGTATTATAATTTTCGCATTAAGGTCGTTCAGGATGAGATAGGTCGTATTCTCTCTGACATTCAGCAGGCAAGCGGCACATTTGAGGCCCCTCAGACGATTGGCACTCATGTAGTTGTAACTGGGCGGGTGCCTGTGGAAACCTTTATGGATTATCCTGCTGACTTTGCTTCCTATACTCATGGAAAAGGAATACTTTCACTCGTTTTCGGTGGTTATGATCGTTGCCATAACGAGGAGGAAGTAATTGAAGAAATTGGCTATGACAAGAATGCAGATCCAGAATATACATCTTCCTCAATTTTTTGTACAAAAGGAGCTGGCTATTCAGTACCGTGGGATGAAGTGGAGAAAAAGATGCATTGCCTCTAA